The Algoriphagus sp. TR-M9 genome has a window encoding:
- a CDS encoding class I SAM-dependent methyltransferase — protein MGIEVKNSCKFCGSIQLRFFEAQERMIGLGDSFEYTACQDCGSLQISEIPENLSTYYSHSNYYSFLPLVRSGRLKNLLKTLRIRTFLQSGLQPFSPEYGYWLKKVHSSFDAKIADVGCGNGQLLYELAVSGYSDLHGIDPFIEDDVRLHPHVRLYKKELQEVAFQFELIMMHHSFEHMGDPKETLEVCRERLSKGGRLLIRTPVSDASVWKDHQEFWVQLDAPRHLVIPSVAGMKSLAGQFGFQIDEIEFDSTAFQFWGTELYEKGLTLSSKPEDHFTKEELAEMQKKALRYNREGKGDQVCFYMTKIA, from the coding sequence ATGGGGATTGAGGTAAAAAATTCCTGCAAGTTTTGTGGTAGTATCCAGTTGAGATTTTTTGAAGCCCAAGAGCGAATGATTGGTTTGGGCGATAGCTTTGAGTACACAGCCTGTCAGGACTGTGGTTCATTGCAGATCAGTGAGATTCCTGAAAATTTATCCACTTATTATTCTCATTCTAATTATTATTCATTTCTGCCTTTGGTGCGATCCGGAAGGCTTAAAAACCTGCTCAAAACGCTCAGAATACGCACTTTTCTCCAAAGTGGATTGCAGCCTTTTTCGCCAGAATACGGCTATTGGTTAAAAAAAGTCCACAGTTCTTTTGATGCTAAAATCGCAGATGTGGGATGTGGCAATGGGCAATTGCTCTATGAACTAGCTGTTTCTGGTTATTCGGATTTGCACGGGATAGACCCATTTATTGAAGACGATGTGCGGCTGCATCCCCATGTTCGCTTGTACAAGAAGGAACTCCAGGAAGTAGCATTTCAATTTGAGCTGATCATGATGCATCATTCCTTTGAGCATATGGGTGATCCAAAGGAAACATTGGAAGTGTGCAGAGAAAGACTGAGCAAAGGAGGTAGGCTGCTCATTCGGACTCCGGTTTCCGATGCTTCTGTGTGGAAGGATCATCAGGAATTTTGGGTGCAGCTGGACGCTCCGAGGCACCTAGTGATTCCTTCTGTTGCTGGGATGAAAAGCTTGGCTGGGCAATTTGGTTTTCAAATTGATGAAATCGAGTTTGATTCCACGGCATTTCAGTTTTGGGGGACTGAACTCTATGAAAAAGGATTGACCTTGAGTTCAAAGCCAGAAGATCATTTTACTAAGGAAGAGCTAGCAGAGATGCAAAAAAAAGCCCTCCGTTACAATAGGGAGGGCAAAGGGGATCAGGTGTGTTTTTATATGACCAAGATAGCTTAA
- a CDS encoding universal stress protein has product MKHFSKVMIGLDLSEIDDILIKKTIVYLEFLGIDKCYFVHVAKDLAIPQEILDNHPELLAPGDESIEAIITEKLKEYHFPPSMDIEVFAEEGAHPLDTFLRWAKIKDVDLIIMGRKETLEGSGSLAKGIAKKAPCSILMLQEKRPPGLPKRIMIPSDFSAHTDMIYDFGERISEELNAELVPVHIYDVPHGYSKTGKTLEEFSEIMKNNAKEDFKNFITKFNHKNIECHFVQNTGEDKGKTLLDEALKLDADMILLGSRGKTKSAAILLGSVAEKLVNVNNLLPMLIFKKKGETIGFFEALFKI; this is encoded by the coding sequence ATGAAGCATTTTTCAAAGGTCATGATAGGCCTGGATCTGAGCGAGATTGATGATATCCTGATCAAAAAGACAATAGTATATCTGGAATTCCTAGGAATAGATAAATGTTACTTTGTGCATGTGGCCAAAGACCTAGCCATACCGCAGGAAATATTGGATAACCATCCGGAACTTTTGGCTCCCGGTGATGAATCTATAGAGGCGATTATCACGGAAAAGCTCAAAGAGTACCACTTCCCCCCGTCTATGGATATAGAAGTCTTTGCTGAGGAAGGAGCACATCCTTTGGACACCTTTTTGCGCTGGGCCAAAATCAAAGATGTGGACCTGATCATCATGGGTAGAAAGGAAACCCTAGAGGGCAGTGGATCTCTAGCTAAGGGTATCGCCAAAAAGGCACCTTGCTCCATCTTGATGCTTCAGGAAAAAAGACCTCCGGGATTACCGAAGAGAATCATGATCCCTTCAGATTTTTCCGCCCACACAGATATGATCTACGATTTTGGAGAGCGAATCTCGGAAGAGTTAAACGCGGAGTTGGTTCCTGTGCATATCTACGATGTGCCCCATGGCTATTCCAAAACCGGAAAGACATTAGAGGAGTTTTCTGAGATCATGAAGAATAATGCGAAGGAAGACTTCAAGAATTTCATCACGAAATTCAATCATAAAAACATAGAATGCCACTTTGTGCAGAATACCGGAGAAGACAAAGGAAAGACCCTTCTGGACGAAGCCCTGAAACTGGATGCGGACATGATTTTGCTGGGGTCCAGAGGTAAAACAAAATCCGCAGCTATTCTCCTAGGATCCGTGGCTGAAAAACTCGTCAACGTCAATAATCTACTTCCTATGCTGATATTCAAAAAGAAGGGTGAGACAATCGGATTCTTCGAAGCCCTGTTTAAGATTTAA
- a CDS encoding 2'-5' RNA ligase family protein: MQKYFLALVPEGKIQDEATALKYELKDAFNVKYALKSPAHVTMKMPFVYNEAKEGVLLAKLRQFTQEFHSMKIQVDGVETFGQRVIFLGIAADADLISFQQELKLYCKRELNLVDELSDRNFHPHMTIAFKDLKKNNFQQVLDFAKAKAIQGVFEAQHLCLLKRESGRWTVYQKIDFGKK; this comes from the coding sequence ATGCAGAAATATTTTTTGGCGCTGGTGCCAGAGGGGAAAATCCAAGATGAAGCCACGGCTCTGAAGTATGAGCTCAAAGATGCGTTCAATGTGAAGTATGCGCTGAAGTCACCGGCTCATGTTACTATGAAGATGCCTTTCGTTTATAATGAAGCCAAAGAGGGCGTCTTGCTTGCCAAGTTGCGGCAGTTTACGCAAGAATTCCACAGTATGAAAATCCAGGTTGACGGTGTGGAGACTTTTGGGCAGCGGGTGATATTTCTGGGCATAGCGGCTGATGCTGATTTGATAAGCTTTCAGCAGGAATTGAAATTGTACTGCAAGCGGGAGCTAAATCTGGTGGATGAACTGAGTGACCGAAATTTCCACCCTCACATGACTATTGCCTTTAAGGATCTGAAAAAAAACAACTTTCAGCAGGTGCTAGATTTTGCGAAGGCAAAAGCAATCCAGGGAGTATTTGAAGCGCAACATCTTTGCCTCTTAAAAAGAGAGAGTGGAAGATGGACGGTGTATCAGAAAATCGATTTTGGGAAGAAGTAA
- a CDS encoding RagB/SusD family nutrient uptake outer membrane protein — protein sequence MKTRSTFLAVIMAVGLVACDEEVLNPVNPNQLGTETFYKTGPQLVAAINSVYATLQGNNLYNREYFFLHDLLSDDVETGGAQLEAPRAQMLNYVFDASNPLVDANWRGWYRLIHRANLVLENAENATDDITDALRSRIIGEAYFLRGLAFYELSTMWGGVPLMTTSASSPEGLPRSTQAESFAQSLNDLNEAISRLPLASTYTGADVGRASKGTAQAVAAKLLLFQGDYAGAKPYLTEIINSNQYSLVDRYLDNFEEENENNAESIWEIQFSEAFGNAGGWNADGTGIAEVTFRGQEYGPNAWRNLIPNTALVNEFETSPKEDPRMSYNFYRLGDTFNAGESVLDESTVQGDFTKPSWRKYQTIYKRANENTQSGINFRAIRYADVLLMMAEVENELSGPAAALPYLNMTRNRADVQMPEYPTAQYPTGTKEETRLAIMHERRVEMPGEQVRNRDIRRWRRMGYLPNEPIDGYQERYDLLPLPTVELDNNSALSNGDQNPGY from the coding sequence GGGTACGGAGACTTTCTACAAAACTGGTCCACAACTCGTAGCGGCGATAAATTCCGTATATGCCACGCTCCAAGGAAACAATTTATATAATAGAGAGTATTTCTTCCTACACGATTTACTTTCAGATGATGTAGAGACTGGGGGAGCTCAGCTAGAGGCTCCAAGGGCACAAATGCTGAATTATGTATTTGACGCTTCCAATCCATTGGTAGATGCAAACTGGAGAGGCTGGTACAGATTGATCCACCGAGCCAATTTGGTTTTAGAAAATGCAGAAAATGCCACCGATGATATTACTGATGCTTTGCGAAGCAGAATAATCGGGGAGGCCTACTTTCTCAGAGGACTGGCATTTTACGAATTGTCCACTATGTGGGGCGGAGTACCGCTAATGACTACTTCCGCATCTTCTCCCGAAGGGCTCCCAAGGTCTACTCAGGCCGAGTCCTTTGCGCAATCTCTGAATGACCTGAACGAAGCGATTTCTAGACTTCCACTGGCTAGCACCTATACCGGTGCCGACGTGGGAAGAGCTAGCAAAGGCACTGCACAGGCAGTAGCTGCCAAGTTGCTTTTGTTTCAAGGTGATTATGCTGGCGCAAAGCCCTATTTGACAGAAATCATCAATTCCAATCAGTATTCTTTAGTAGATCGGTATTTGGACAATTTCGAAGAGGAAAATGAAAACAACGCTGAGTCAATCTGGGAAATCCAGTTTTCAGAAGCCTTTGGCAATGCCGGGGGATGGAATGCAGATGGTACAGGTATCGCCGAGGTTACATTCCGAGGTCAAGAGTATGGTCCAAATGCCTGGAGAAATCTGATCCCAAATACTGCTCTGGTAAATGAATTTGAAACTAGTCCTAAAGAGGATCCAAGAATGAGCTATAATTTCTACCGACTAGGAGACACCTTCAATGCAGGTGAAAGTGTGCTGGACGAGTCCACTGTACAGGGTGATTTCACTAAGCCTAGCTGGAGAAAGTATCAGACTATTTATAAGCGCGCCAATGAAAACACGCAGTCCGGAATTAATTTCCGCGCCATACGCTATGCAGATGTCCTACTTATGATGGCAGAGGTAGAGAATGAACTCTCCGGACCTGCGGCAGCTTTGCCATACCTGAATATGACCAGAAATAGAGCCGATGTACAAATGCCAGAATACCCAACGGCACAATACCCTACCGGCACCAAGGAAGAAACACGACTGGCCATCATGCACGAAAGACGTGTAGAAATGCCAGGAGAGCAGGTACGAAATAGAGATATTCGCAGATGGCGTAGAATGGGCTACTTGCCTAATGAACCTATAGACGGATATCAAGAAAGATATGACCTATTGCCTTTACCTACTGTAGAATTGGACAACAACTCTGCACTTTCCAATGGGGATCAAAACCCCGGGTATTAA